Proteins encoded within one genomic window of Cucumis sativus cultivar 9930 chromosome 3, Cucumber_9930_V3, whole genome shotgun sequence:
- the LOC101206254 gene encoding probable sodium/metabolite cotransporter BASS1, chloroplastic encodes MPPISLQLTPFISPLIHRPNLRLHRPPIPPLSPPRSLTVRSVQQNNEHPSPSPPPKPTGLDDFLSTAASLYPLYVTAGGIVACLEPSTFSWFVQRGPSSYSLSLGLIMLAMGLTLEIKDLFNLFMQRPLSILFGCVAQYTIMPASAVLIGKLLGLSQSLLFGLVLLGCCPGGSASNVVTLIAQGDVPLSIVMTVCTTLGAVIFTPFLTKFLVGAYIPVDAAQLSLSTLQVVVAPILLGSCLQKAFPSLVKLVLPFAPLVAVLTSSLLASSVFSENVIRIKSSMVSATLASDASLWTVLKSILSGELGVVILSVFCLHFAGFFVGYIAAAICGFRERERRTISMQVGMQNSSLGVVLAASHFSSAMVALPPAISAVIMNMMGSTLGFCWKYIQPSDEVKTSVVAK; translated from the exons ATGCCTCCGATTTCTCTGCAACTCACCCCCTTCATTTCTCCACTAATCCACCGCCCTAATCTCCGCCTTCACCGACCCCCAATTCCCCCTCTCTCGCCGCCCAGATCACTCACCGTCCGATCGGTTCAACAAAATAACGAACACCCATCTCCCTCGCCACCGCCAAAACCCACTGGTTTGGACGATTTTCTTTCCACGGCGGCTAGTCTCTACCCTCTCTATGTGACGGCAGGCGGGATTGTTGCTTGCCTCGAACCCTCGACCTTCTCGTGGTTTGTGCAGAGAGGGCCGAGTTCCTATAGCTTATCTCTTGGTTTGATAATGTTGGCCATGGGGCTTACTCTAGAGATCAaggatttatttaatttgttcatgCAAAGACCTCTTTCG ATATTGTTTGGATGTGTAGCTCAGTACACGATTATGCCAGCTTCTGCAGTGCTGATCGGAAAACTTTTGGGACTTTCCCAGTCCCTTTTGTTCGGTTTGGTCTTGCTTGGATGTTGTCCTGGAGGATCTGCTTCCAATGTG GTAACCTTAATTGCTCAAGGCGACGTTCCTTTGTCTATTGTAATGACAGTATGCACAACTTTAGGAGCCGTAATTTTCACTCCTTTTCTGACAAAGTTTCTAGTAGGAGCTTATATTCCAGTCGACGCTGCACAGCTTTCTCTCAGCACCCTTCAG GTGGTGGTAGCTCCTATCCTGTTAGGTTCTTGCTTGCAAAAGGCATTTCCTTCCCTGGTGAAATTGGTGTTACCATTTGCACCACTTGTTGCTGTTTTAACTTCCTCGCTGCTTGCTAGCAG tGTCTTCTCAGAGAATGTCATTCGTATCAAATCGTCAATGGTTAGTGCCACATTGGCCTCTGATGCATCTCTATGGACAGTCcttaaaagtatattatcAGGAGAGCTGGGAGTAGTAATACTTTCGGTGTTTTGTTTACACTTTGCTGGTTTCTTCGTCGG GTATATAGCAGCTGCTATCTGTGGGTTTCGAGAACGAGAACGAAGAACTATATCCATGCAG GTTGGGATGCAGAATTCATCACTGGGAGTTGTTTTGGCAGCCTCACATTTTAGTTCAGCAATGGTGGCATTGCCTCCAGCAATTTCAGCTGTGATAATGAACATGATGGGGAGCACTCTTGGATTTTGTTGGAAATATATTCAACCTTCTGATGAAGTGAAAACCAGTGTTGTTGCCAAGTGA
- the LOC101214609 gene encoding probable sodium/metabolite cotransporter BASS2, chloroplastic — MSSISLQFTPFFSPSLHQGRHFYKPLRLNPLLLPPPKPPGYLAIVRSLQRDTELLPLPPPPQKQTDRLAKFVSTAAGLFPLYITSGGIVACMKPSTFSWFVQRGPGSYSLALSLVMLAMGLTLELKDLFNLFMQRPLSILYLCVAQYTIMPVVGAAIGKFLGLAPALSVGLILLGCCPGGIASSVVTLIARGDVPLSIIMTVCTTLQAVVLTPFLTRTLVGASIPVDAIKLSLSTLQVVVVPILIGSYLQKTCPGVVKRIIPFSPLFAVLTSSLLACSVFSENIVRFKSSLVSSSLSFDASPWIAIKTMLSEELGIVILAVFSLHLAGFVVGYTIAAIGGFRERERRAISLEVGMQNSSLGVVLATAHFSSAMVALPAAMSAVIMNMMGSSLGSFWRNIEPSAH, encoded by the exons ATGTCTTCTATTTCTCTTCAGTTTACCCCTTTCTTTTCCCCTTCTCTGCACCAGGGTCGTCATTTCTACAAGCCCCTCCGGCTCAACCCTCTTCTTCTCCCACCCCCGAAACCACCCGGATACCTCGCTATCGTCCGATCACTACAACGAGATACGGAGCTTCTGCCACTGCCACCACCGCCCCAAAAACAAACTGACCGTTTGGCGAAATTTGTTTCGACCGCCGCGGGGCTGTTCCCTCTTTATATAACAAGTGGTGGCATTGTCGCTTGCATGAAACCGTCGACGTTCTCGTGGTTCGTGCAGAGAGGGCCGGGTTCCTATAGCTTGGCTCTTAGTTTGGTTATGTTGGCCATGGGACTCACTCTTGAGCTTAAGGATTTGTTCAATCTCTTCATGCAGAGGCCACTTtct atattatatttatgtgtaGCTCAGTACACAATTATGCCGGTGGTGGGAGCAGCGATCGGAAAGTTTCTTGGGTTAGCGCCAGCGCTTTCCGTGGGATTGATCTTGCTTGGATGTTGTCCGGGGGGGATCGCTTCGAGTGTG GTAACTTTAATTGCTAGAGGGGATGTTCCTTTGTCTATTATAATGACAGTATGCACCACTCTCCAAGCTGTAGTTCTCACTCCCTTTCTCACTAGAACATTGGTCGGTGCTTCCATTCCCGTCGACGCTATAAAGCTCTCGCTCAGTACTCTTCAG GTGGTGGTAGTTCCTATTTTGATAGGTTCTTACTTACAGAAAACTTGCCCTGGGGTGGTGAAAAGAATCATACCATTTTCACCACTTTTTGCAGTATTAACTTCCTCACTCCTTGCTTgcag TGTCTTCTCAGAAAATATAGTTCGTTTCAAATCGTCACTTGTTAGTTCATCGTTGAGCTTCGACGCATCTCCATGGATTGCCATAAAAACGATGTTGTCTGAAGAGCTGGGAATTGTAATACTTGCAGTGTTTTCATTACACCTTGCTGGTTTCGTCGTGGG CTACACGATAGCCGCCATCGGAGGGTTTCGAGAACGAGAACGAAGAGCTATATCCCTTGAG GTAGGGATGCAGAATTCATCATTGGGAGTAGTTTTGGCAACAGCACATTTCAGTTCAGCAATGGTGGCATTGCCAGCAGCAATGTCAGCTGTGATAATGAACATGATGGGAAGCAGTCTTGGATCTTTTTGGAGAAATATTGAGCCTTCTGCTCACTAA